In the Candidatus Tisiphia endosymbiont of Melanophora roralis genome, ATAAACAAACCAAATTTTGTCACCCAGCATGTATTTCGTCACCGTGGGGATGTGATAAGGCAAGTTGCTTTTTTGATAGTGGTTGTTGTCCAAAAGAATGTTCTAAAGCAGGTGCATATATTAGTACATATAAAACTGCTCCGGAAGTTTACAAAGAAGATAATAGTTATAGTTTTCCTTGGTCGGATGACTTCAATAAGTTATATTTTAATGCAGGGTTACGTTGTACTTATACGGATAATGTTCCAACAGGTAACTGTCCTGACCCGGGTAATTATGATACCAAAGATGCCACTATAATAATGAGTGATACCTACCAAAAAAGTCAAAAACGTTTTTGGTACTCCGCCGATGGTCCAACAGGTTTATTATATAGAATGGATAATAGTGAGACCCCAACTAATGCTAAATCTTTAGGGACAGGCTATGAATTTGCTAAAATAATTGCTGGAAACAAAGATTATGATCCAATAAATAGTAGTCAAGATGCTAATATTAAATATCAAATCATTTATAACAAGACTCTAGCTGGTGTATCAAAGAGCTATTTACAATATCGTTTATGGTCAAAAGATGACAAATATACCAATAATACTGGTGGCTATGTCTTAAACATTAAGCAGACCAAATGTCGAAGAACTAATGGTGAGAGTTTTGATGATGTTGTGGCTGATCGTGGTAAAATACAATATTTAGTAGTACCATATGACGAAAATCCTAACACATCTAGTAAATCCTATACAGCCAATAATATTAGTATGGATGATGCAGAAGGTAATGCGAAGATTACTGCGAATAATGATGGATATCTATGGATGAGAATTCTCAATAAAAAAGAGGATTATAAAGAAAGTTATGGTAGGTATCAAGTACAATTCTTTACCTCAGAAAAAGTTGGTAGTTTTACTTTAAATATTTTAACCCCTTTATTTGAGTTATTAAAAGATAAAATCAAGGGTGCAGCTGTGATGATTTTTAAGAACATGACTTGCTATGGTGGGGGAGTTACTACTTGTACTAACTTTTTTAACTATATAAAAGCCGTACTAATTCTTTACGTTATGTCATACGGAGCAATGTTTTTATTAGGTATGGTCAAAATCAACCAACAAGATTTGGTAATTAGGATAGCAAAAATCGCTATAGTTAGTGGGTTAATGAATGAAAGTACTTTTGAATTTTTCAATAATTATATATTTGATTTTGTAACTAATTTTTCAGATGGAATCATTTCCAATATGAGTGGCTATAGCATGTTTTCATCGACGAATAAGATAACAAATCCTTTCATGTTCCTAGATGCATTAATGAGTAAAATATTGTTCAGTAAAACTTTTGCTGGTCAAGTGCTTTCTTTAATCTCTATGGGTCTTAGTGGATTGATTTATTTTGTTATAGTATTTATTGCTACAATGATAGTAATCATCACCGCTCTTCGAGCCGTGGCAGTTTATATTATGGCATTTATGGCAATCGCTATATTAATTGGTGTAGCTCCATTGTTTCTTACGTTTATGCTATTTGATTTCACTAGATATTTATTTGATAATTGGGTGAGGTTTACTTTTAAATATATGATAGAGCCAGTAATTTTAATGGCAGGAATTATTATACTTACTCAGCTATTTACAATTTACTTGGATTTTGCAACTGGTTATAGTGTGTGTTGGAAATGTGCTTTACCTATAAAAGTTCCATTCCCTGCTATCCCAGGTCTTCCTGCGATTTTCTCTAATTTAGAGATTTTTTGTATCAATTGGTTTGTACCTTGGGGAATGGATTCTCGTTCTGGCATGATGGGTTTGAATATGCAACATTATATTGCATTAATTATAATTGCTTATGGAATGTATGGTTATGTTGAATTTTCTGGAAAAATGGTGGCAAAGTTGACTAGTACCGCTGGACCTTCTGCTACATCTATGGGGCATGCAATGTCATCGGCAATGGAACAAGGAGCTTTAAAAAAGGTTGGTTTAGATCAGGCATCTAGAGATACAATTAAGAAAGAAGCTGCCGGTAGATTAAAAGATAGGAATAAAGCAATCGATAAAGGGAATAAAGCTAGGTCAAAAAGTGATAAGGATAGTGATGGTAATAATAAGGATCAGAATCCAAGAAGTGGTGTTGAGAGTGATAGTGGTAATGAAAGTGCTTCTAATACGAATCCAAAATAATAACTGAAAATGAAGTGAATAGGATGAGAAAT is a window encoding:
- a CDS encoding type IV secretion system protein; this translates as MKGNLSKLIMVLGIAALVVSIVMVLLAMIGSVKITNGCLLRYDQDAEGGSTDRITNTIMLNATANYTVITTTKPDGSIETKYDPKHYGEWLNTNLAVTDKQDVKFKIEGNISLCRAYIPKNNIQQSSDLDTNNNMVAIPRIEETNAEPLSLIFDAKTDEWRNIAELFINDQVIVSILPDHKKLPNLPNNMASVKNIFKLVKQDGEFKNFIETADCSEGKRKYSPLCGRYSIYSGQYVDNCKWNSSYYNKQTKFCHPACISSPWGCDKASCFFDSGCCPKECSKAGAYISTYKTAPEVYKEDNSYSFPWSDDFNKLYFNAGLRCTYTDNVPTGNCPDPGNYDTKDATIIMSDTYQKSQKRFWYSADGPTGLLYRMDNSETPTNAKSLGTGYEFAKIIAGNKDYDPINSSQDANIKYQIIYNKTLAGVSKSYLQYRLWSKDDKYTNNTGGYVLNIKQTKCRRTNGESFDDVVADRGKIQYLVVPYDENPNTSSKSYTANNISMDDAEGNAKITANNDGYLWMRILNKKEDYKESYGRYQVQFFTSEKVGSFTLNILTPLFELLKDKIKGAAVMIFKNMTCYGGGVTTCTNFFNYIKAVLILYVMSYGAMFLLGMVKINQQDLVIRIAKIAIVSGLMNESTFEFFNNYIFDFVTNFSDGIISNMSGYSMFSSTNKITNPFMFLDALMSKILFSKTFAGQVLSLISMGLSGLIYFVIVFIATMIVIITALRAVAVYIMAFMAIAILIGVAPLFLTFMLFDFTRYLFDNWVRFTFKYMIEPVILMAGIIILTQLFTIYLDFATGYSVCWKCALPIKVPFPAIPGLPAIFSNLEIFCINWFVPWGMDSRSGMMGLNMQHYIALIIIAYGMYGYVEFSGKMVAKLTSTAGPSATSMGHAMSSAMEQGALKKVGLDQASRDTIKKEAAGRLKDRNKAIDKGNKARSKSDKDSDGNNKDQNPRSGVESDSGNESASNTNPK